Proteins found in one Gemmatimonadota bacterium genomic segment:
- a CDS encoding carboxylesterase — MTDLPVIERTSNNSAEVDASIIWLHGLGADGNDFAPIVPELGLPAPYAVRFVFPSAPSIPVTINRGMVMPAWYDIMELGDSRRIDEAGLRASAGKVQALMRQEIDRGVPSERILLAGFSQGGAVCLEAGLTFQERIGGIIALSTYFPTAASVVVHPAQSVLPVLVCHGSMDPMLNESLGRDAVESLSRLGMVPEYHSYPMAHQVCPPEIVQIGQWIRAILGN; from the coding sequence TTGACCGATCTCCCCGTTATAGAACGCACATCCAACAATTCCGCCGAGGTCGACGCATCCATCATCTGGCTGCATGGGCTGGGGGCGGACGGAAACGATTTTGCGCCGATTGTTCCGGAACTGGGGCTGCCGGCGCCCTACGCGGTCCGTTTCGTGTTTCCTTCAGCGCCCTCCATCCCTGTGACGATCAACCGGGGGATGGTGATGCCCGCATGGTACGATATCATGGAATTGGGCGACTCACGCCGTATCGACGAAGCCGGGTTGCGTGCTTCCGCGGGTAAGGTGCAGGCGTTGATGCGACAGGAGATCGATCGGGGTGTGCCGAGTGAACGGATCCTGCTGGCGGGCTTTTCCCAGGGCGGCGCGGTCTGTCTCGAGGCCGGGCTTACGTTCCAGGAACGGATCGGCGGCATCATTGCCCTGTCCACCTACTTTCCCACGGCAGCCAGCGTCGTCGTGCATCCGGCCCAGTCCGTGCTACCCGTACTGGTTTGCCACGGATCAATGGACCCGATGTTGAATGAATCCCTGGGGCGCGACGCCGTTGAATCCCTCAGTCGTTTGGGCATGGTTCCCGAATACCATTCGTATCCCATGGCCCACCAGGTGTGTCCGCCGGAAATCGTCCAGATCGGCCAATGGATCCGTGCCATATTGGGGAACTGA
- a CDS encoding thiamine biosynthesis protein, which yields MREVQSMSKPVKAVGLLSGGLDSTIAAAMLMRQGIEIQGLTFYTGFCVVEHNRRSKTRKRKKPVRNEALQAGAKLDLPVEMIDISGPDYLKVLTDPKYGYGKTVNPCIDCRIFMFRRARQYMDEIGAQFMFTGEVLGQRPMSQRRQPMNVIDRDAELDGLLLRPLSAKRLPPTVPEQEGWVDREQLGDIQGRSRQKQMEMAEEYGIEDYPSPAGGCCYLTDANFGRRILDFFEYEGKENLTMDDVMLLKIGRHFRVKPDVKVVMGREEGENKFLERYTPGRWRLETKDVTGPTTLVEGHPSDDDLRQIAGMTVRYAGSKADPDTPVACHYEDTERILEPSPVEESVLEAWRI from the coding sequence ATGAGGGAGGTTCAATCCATGTCCAAACCCGTGAAAGCAGTCGGATTGCTGTCCGGCGGACTGGACAGCACGATCGCGGCCGCCATGCTGATGCGGCAGGGCATCGAAATACAGGGACTCACGTTCTACACCGGCTTCTGCGTGGTGGAGCACAACCGCAGGTCCAAGACGCGCAAGCGCAAGAAACCGGTGCGCAACGAGGCCCTGCAGGCCGGCGCCAAGCTGGACCTGCCCGTCGAGATGATCGACATCTCCGGTCCGGACTATCTCAAGGTGCTGACCGATCCGAAATATGGATACGGAAAAACCGTGAATCCATGTATCGACTGCCGCATCTTCATGTTCCGGCGGGCCCGGCAGTACATGGACGAGATCGGCGCCCAGTTCATGTTCACCGGCGAGGTCCTCGGCCAGCGGCCCATGTCCCAGCGCCGCCAGCCCATGAACGTCATCGACCGTGACGCCGAACTGGACGGCCTGTTGCTGCGGCCCCTTTCCGCGAAGCGCCTGCCGCCCACCGTGCCGGAACAGGAGGGGTGGGTGGACCGTGAGCAACTGGGCGACATCCAGGGGCGCTCCCGGCAGAAGCAGATGGAAATGGCCGAGGAGTACGGCATCGAGGACTATCCTTCGCCCGCGGGGGGCTGCTGCTATCTGACCGATGCGAATTTCGGCCGGCGCATCCTTGACTTCTTCGAATACGAGGGCAAGGAAAACCTGACGATGGACGACGTGATGCTCCTCAAGATCGGCCGTCACTTCCGCGTCAAGCCCGACGTCAAGGTCGTGATGGGGCGGGAAGAAGGGGAAAACAAGTTCCTGGAGCGCTACACGCCGGGCCGGTGGAGACTGGAAACGAAGGACGTCACGGGTCCGACCACCCTGGTCGAAGGCCATCCCTCCGACGACGACCTGCGTCAGATTGCGGGCATGACCGTGCGCTACGCGGGCTCGAAGGCCGACCCGGACACCCCGGTGGCCTGCCACTACGAAGATACCGAGCGGATCCTCGAACCGTCCCCGGTCGAAGAGTCTGTGCTGGAGGCGTGGCGGATTTAG
- a CDS encoding peptidase, whose translation MFRSFRHRGLKRLYESGDPSLIRTDPRERVEVMLAQLDVAGNVNAMRLPRYRLHALKSNLKSHWSITVKANWRIMFRFDNGNVYDVDMIDYH comes from the coding sequence ATGTTTCGCAGTTTCCGACATCGTGGGCTCAAACGCTTGTATGAGAGCGGAGATCCCAGCCTAATTCGTACCGATCCGCGCGAGAGAGTAGAAGTGATGCTGGCACAACTCGACGTGGCAGGAAACGTGAATGCAATGCGTCTACCCAGATATCGGTTGCACGCTCTCAAGAGTAACCTTAAAAGCCATTGGTCAATCACAGTGAAAGCCAATTGGCGCATCATGTTTCGCTTCGATAACGGAAACGTCTACGACGTAGATATGATTGATTATCACTGA
- a CDS encoding type II toxin-antitoxin system RelB/DinJ family antitoxin — translation MVNSDTVVRARIDSITKARAMTALQAMGLSMSDAIRLLLVRIANEKRLPFPIQVPSSATTKAMKELEEGRGLRFGNTEDLCNDLDI, via the coding sequence ATCGTGAACTCTGATACAGTTGTCCGTGCACGAATAGATAGTATCACCAAAGCTCGAGCTATGACAGCGCTTCAGGCTATGGGCTTGTCCATGTCCGATGCGATTCGATTGCTTTTAGTACGCATAGCGAACGAGAAGCGGTTGCCTTTTCCAATACAGGTACCGAGTTCTGCAACCACCAAGGCGATGAAAGAACTGGAAGAGGGAAGGGGTCTGCGATTTGGCAATACCGAAGACTTGTGCAATGACCTCGATATCTGA
- a CDS encoding HigA family addiction module antidote protein, with the protein MPMKNPPHPGKVVRISCLEPLGLNVTEGAKVLGVSRQALSNLVNCHSRISGDMAVRLAKAFGSTTETWIRLQAAYDVAQAQAREDQIEVERFLPG; encoded by the coding sequence ATGCCCATGAAGAACCCGCCACATCCCGGCAAGGTAGTGCGCATTTCATGCCTGGAACCACTCGGCCTCAACGTGACCGAAGGTGCGAAGGTACTGGGCGTCAGCCGTCAGGCACTTTCAAATCTGGTAAATTGCCATTCACGGATTTCCGGCGACATGGCCGTTCGCCTTGCAAAGGCCTTCGGCTCGACCACGGAGACCTGGATTCGTCTGCAGGCGGCTTACGACGTCGCGCAGGCGCAGGCCCGAGAGGATCAGATCGAAGTTGAGCGATTCCTACCCGGCTAG